The following are encoded together in the Oceanobacillus zhaokaii genome:
- the yyaC gene encoding spore protease YyaC: MNLINRFANNNESFRMLHTEPILSETISEKIISWLPNSAREYVIVCIGTDRSTGDALGPLVGSYFQEMRPRHMTVYGTLHDPVHATNLTESIVKINETHRNPFIIAIDACLGKNTSIGHIITGTGPLKPGAALNKPLPEVGDVHITGVVNIGGFMEYSILQNTRLSIVVDMAKQIAAILDHIDQRLTSNETIPATITMRKRKRKNMV, from the coding sequence ATGAATCTAATAAATCGATTTGCAAATAATAATGAATCTTTCCGTATGCTCCATACCGAACCAATATTATCTGAAACTATTAGTGAAAAAATCATTTCTTGGCTGCCGAATTCTGCTCGTGAGTATGTAATTGTTTGTATTGGTACTGATCGTTCTACAGGTGATGCCCTTGGACCATTGGTCGGAAGCTATTTTCAAGAAATGCGTCCTAGACATATGACGGTATATGGGACACTGCATGATCCTGTTCACGCAACCAATTTAACAGAATCGATTGTAAAAATTAATGAAACACATAGGAACCCATTTATCATCGCAATCGATGCCTGTTTAGGTAAAAATACATCAATTGGCCATATTATTACAGGTACGGGACCACTCAAGCCCGGAGCTGCTTTAAACAAGCCTCTTCCAGAAGTTGGTGACGTACACATAACAGGAGTAGTAAATATTGGCGGATTTATGGAATACTCTATTTTACAAAACACTAGGCTGTCGATTGTTGTTGATATGGCTAAGCAAATTGCTGCGATATTAGACCATATCGATCAGAGACTGACTTCCAATGAAACTATTCCAGCCACCATAACAATGAGAAAACGTAAAAGAAAGAATATGGTGTAG